One genomic region from Amycolatopsis sp. FBCC-B4732 encodes:
- a CDS encoding alpha/beta fold hydrolase, producing the protein MVSPPARLAAAASNVVGKVLHGGVADLRPMPRVLIDQGPNRSLYRMTHSSRPVSGPPVLLVPPLAAPAICFDLRRGCSLIEHLVEGGRNAYLVDYGVVAFSDRRLGIEHWTDEVLPRAIRKVSADAGGQDVHLVSWSLGGIFSLLVNADQPDLPIASITAIGSPVDFTAIPIVAPFRPLVDLTNGHLLTPIYRAFGGAPSYLVSRVFRATGISKEITKPIAILKNLDDRDYLAQIEAVDHFMSNMYAYPGRTFGQLYHRLFRTNDLAEGKVDLNGRIISLSSVRVPTLVVAGENDTIAPRPSVERVVELLDKAPEVRFKTAPGGHLGVLTGRKARGTTWRYLDEFLDDQAAASAD; encoded by the coding sequence TGCTGCACGGCGGGGTCGCCGACCTGCGCCCGATGCCGCGGGTGCTGATCGACCAGGGTCCCAACCGCTCGCTGTACCGGATGACGCACAGCAGCCGCCCGGTGTCCGGGCCGCCGGTCCTGCTGGTGCCGCCGCTGGCCGCGCCGGCCATCTGCTTCGACCTGCGCCGCGGCTGCAGCCTCATCGAGCACCTGGTCGAGGGCGGCCGCAACGCCTACCTCGTCGACTACGGCGTGGTCGCGTTTTCGGACCGGCGCCTGGGCATCGAGCACTGGACCGACGAGGTCCTGCCGCGCGCGATCCGCAAGGTGAGCGCGGACGCGGGCGGCCAGGACGTGCACCTGGTGTCGTGGTCGCTCGGCGGCATCTTCTCGCTGCTGGTGAACGCGGACCAGCCGGACCTCCCGATCGCGTCGATCACCGCGATCGGTTCGCCGGTCGACTTCACGGCGATCCCGATCGTGGCCCCGTTCCGCCCGCTGGTCGACCTGACGAACGGCCACCTGCTGACCCCGATCTACCGCGCGTTCGGCGGCGCACCGTCCTATTTGGTCAGCCGCGTGTTCCGCGCGACGGGCATCAGCAAGGAGATCACGAAGCCGATCGCGATCTTGAAGAACCTGGACGACCGCGACTACCTCGCCCAGATCGAGGCGGTCGACCACTTCATGAGCAACATGTACGCCTACCCCGGGCGGACGTTCGGCCAGCTGTACCACCGCCTGTTCCGCACGAACGACCTGGCCGAGGGCAAGGTCGACCTGAACGGGCGGATCATCTCGCTGTCGTCGGTGCGGGTCCCGACGCTGGTGGTGGCGGGCGAGAACGACACGATCGCCCCGCGGCCGTCGGTCGAGCGGGTGGTGGAACTGCTGGACAAGGCCCCGGAGGTCCGCTTCAAGACCGCACCGGGCGGCCACCTCGGCGTCCTGACCGGCCGCAAGGCCCGCGGCACGACGTGGCGCTACCTGGACGAGTTCCTCGACGACCAGGCCGCGGCTTCAGCCGACTAG
- a CDS encoding N-acetylmuramoyl-L-alanine amidase, whose protein sequence is MVEVPGWQTRGHGGMRVVEGVVGHHTATADSAPGDYPSLDIVTNGRADLAGPLCNLGLGRSGTIFVVAAGCAYHAGASRWLGFLDVNDEFLGIEAESAGAGSWTDAQRDAYPKLVAALLRYMSRGIERYAGHKDVCLPAGRKIDPVGIDSGWLRERAANPAGAGPLGVAVELLERITVTPPDDGEHTVRVFLSGSEGAAIVVRPRLSGDGSAKPLWVPAIFAWGSDRAGVGHNPGEVPGYDAKLTSHRRYGVPGAVWADVRYSAAEPFEIDLVG, encoded by the coding sequence GTGGTCGAGGTGCCCGGGTGGCAGACCCGCGGGCACGGCGGCATGCGCGTCGTCGAAGGCGTCGTGGGGCACCACACCGCCACCGCCGATTCCGCGCCCGGCGACTACCCCTCGCTCGACATCGTCACCAACGGGCGCGCTGACCTCGCCGGGCCGCTGTGCAACCTCGGGCTCGGGCGCAGCGGGACCATCTTCGTCGTCGCCGCCGGCTGCGCTTACCACGCCGGCGCATCGCGGTGGCTCGGGTTCCTCGACGTCAACGACGAATTCCTCGGCATCGAAGCGGAGTCCGCGGGCGCCGGGAGCTGGACGGACGCGCAGCGGGACGCCTACCCGAAGCTCGTCGCCGCGCTGCTGCGGTACATGTCGCGCGGGATCGAGCGGTACGCCGGGCACAAGGACGTCTGCCTGCCGGCCGGCCGCAAGATCGATCCCGTGGGCATCGACTCCGGGTGGCTGCGCGAGCGAGCCGCCAACCCGGCCGGCGCCGGGCCGCTGGGGGTGGCGGTCGAGCTCCTGGAACGCATCACCGTCACCCCGCCCGACGACGGCGAGCACACGGTCCGCGTCTTCCTGTCCGGCAGCGAGGGCGCGGCGATCGTCGTGCGTCCTCGGTTGAGCGGTGACGGTTCCGCGAAACCCTTGTGGGTACCGGCCATCTTCGCGTGGGGGTCGGATCGCGCGGGGGTCGGGCACAACCCCGGGGAGGTGCCGGGGTACGACGCGAAGCTGACTTCGCACCGGCGTTACGGCGTGCCGGGCGCGGTGTGGGCGGACGTGCGCTACAGCGCGGCGGAGCCGTTCGAGATCGACCTAGTCGGCTGA
- a CDS encoding acyl-CoA dehydrogenase family protein: MINLEAPKKAGALINQAYQAAAEVFRPISRKYDRAEHTYPAELDMFAALLDGLNSSGEGGAGAAGVRRSGPEKEKGNRNGANLNVVLGTIEMCWGDVGLLLSMPRQGLGNAAIGSVATDEQLERFSGMWAAMAITEPAFGSDSAAVSTTARLDGDHYVLNGEKIFVTSGERADAVVVWATLDKSKGRAAIKSFVVEKGTPGFEVVRVEHKLGIRASDTAVLRFENCRVPAENLLGTPEIDTAKGFAGVMQTFDNTRPLVAAMAIGVARAALEETREILTAAGVTIDYDRPANTQHAAAAEFLRLEADYESAYLLTLESAWMADNRKPNSLQASMAKAKAGRSVVEIALKCVELTGAYSEESLLEKWARDAKILDIFEGTQQIQQLIVARRVLGKSSAELK, encoded by the coding sequence ATGATCAACCTGGAAGCTCCCAAGAAGGCCGGCGCGCTGATCAACCAGGCGTACCAGGCCGCGGCCGAGGTGTTCCGGCCGATCTCGCGCAAGTACGACCGCGCGGAACACACGTACCCGGCCGAGCTGGACATGTTCGCGGCGCTGCTGGACGGGCTGAACTCGTCCGGCGAGGGCGGCGCGGGCGCGGCGGGCGTCCGGCGCTCCGGTCCCGAGAAGGAAAAGGGCAACCGCAACGGCGCCAACCTGAACGTGGTCCTCGGCACGATCGAGATGTGCTGGGGCGACGTCGGCCTGCTGCTGTCGATGCCCCGCCAGGGCCTCGGCAACGCGGCGATCGGCTCGGTCGCGACCGACGAACAGCTGGAGCGCTTCTCCGGCATGTGGGCGGCGATGGCGATCACCGAGCCCGCCTTCGGTTCGGACTCGGCAGCGGTCAGCACGACGGCCCGCCTCGACGGCGACCACTACGTCCTCAACGGCGAGAAGATCTTCGTGACGTCGGGCGAGCGCGCGGACGCGGTGGTCGTGTGGGCGACGCTGGACAAGTCCAAGGGCCGCGCGGCGATCAAGTCGTTCGTGGTGGAGAAGGGCACGCCGGGCTTCGAGGTGGTGCGCGTCGAGCACAAGCTCGGCATCCGCGCTTCCGACACGGCGGTGCTGCGCTTCGAAAACTGCCGCGTCCCGGCGGAAAACCTGCTGGGCACGCCGGAAATCGACACGGCCAAGGGTTTCGCGGGCGTCATGCAGACGTTCGACAACACGCGCCCCCTGGTGGCGGCCATGGCGATCGGCGTCGCGCGGGCCGCGCTGGAGGAGACCCGCGAGATCCTGACGGCCGCGGGCGTCACCATCGACTACGACCGCCCGGCGAACACCCAGCACGCGGCGGCGGCCGAATTCCTCCGCTTGGAAGCGGATTACGAGTCGGCGTACCTGCTGACGCTGGAATCCGCGTGGATGGCGGACAACCGGAAGCCGAACTCGCTGCAGGCGTCGATGGCCAAGGCGAAGGCCGGGCGTTCGGTGGTGGAGATCGCGCTGAAGTGCGTCGAGCTGACCGGGGCCTACAGCGAAGAGTCTTTGCTCGAAAAGTGGGCCCGGGACGCCAAAATCCTCGACATCTTCGAGGGGACGCAGCAGATTCAGCAGTTGATCGTGGCTCGCCGCGTCCTCGGCAAGTCGAGCGCCGAGCTGAAGTAG
- a CDS encoding acyl-CoA dehydrogenase family protein, giving the protein MGWGLSALTRLAGSKVVDRAGLRKPLEDLVTAGTRNGFRVAGAATRSFKSVQKLGKPARLAPSAGTGLFDLTPSEDQQLIVETVTEFAAEQLRPAAADADAKLEAPEGLLSRAAELGISLVGIPEELGGVGTERSVVTNALVAEALAHGDLGLAVAVLAPSAVSTALVSWGDEQQQADYLPAFVGENVPAAALALQEQKALYDPFKPATKARRTPKGYQLDGVKTLVPRAAQAELFIVSADLEGRGPALFLVESSTAGVTIEAEPAMGLRGAATGKLHLEKVALPAGALLGGGKLDVFTDLVRLSRLGWAALAAGTAKAVLDYVVPYVNERVAFGEPISHRQAVAFSVADIAIELEGLRLVTLRAAARAEQGKSYAREVALARKLAVDKGMQIGNAGVQLLGGHGFVKEHPVERWYRDLRAIGVMEGAVLL; this is encoded by the coding sequence ATGGGCTGGGGCCTGTCCGCGCTGACCCGGCTGGCCGGGAGCAAGGTCGTCGACCGCGCGGGGCTGCGCAAGCCCCTCGAGGACCTGGTCACCGCGGGGACCCGCAACGGCTTCCGCGTCGCCGGCGCGGCGACCCGGTCGTTCAAGTCGGTGCAGAAGCTGGGCAAGCCCGCCCGGCTCGCGCCGTCCGCCGGCACGGGGCTGTTCGACCTCACGCCGAGCGAGGACCAGCAGCTCATCGTCGAGACGGTGACGGAGTTCGCCGCCGAGCAGCTGCGGCCGGCCGCCGCGGACGCCGACGCGAAGCTCGAGGCACCCGAGGGACTCCTGAGCCGGGCCGCCGAGCTGGGCATCAGCCTGGTCGGCATCCCCGAGGAGCTCGGCGGCGTCGGCACCGAGCGCTCGGTGGTGACCAACGCGCTCGTCGCGGAAGCGCTCGCGCACGGCGACCTCGGCCTGGCCGTGGCCGTGCTCGCGCCGTCCGCGGTCAGCACCGCGCTGGTCAGCTGGGGTGACGAGCAGCAGCAGGCCGACTACCTGCCCGCGTTCGTCGGCGAGAACGTCCCCGCCGCGGCGCTGGCGCTGCAGGAGCAGAAGGCGCTGTACGACCCCTTCAAGCCCGCGACGAAGGCGCGTCGCACGCCCAAGGGTTACCAGCTCGACGGCGTGAAGACACTGGTCCCGCGCGCGGCGCAGGCGGAGCTGTTCATCGTGTCGGCCGACCTCGAAGGCCGCGGCCCGGCGCTGTTCCTGGTCGAGTCGTCGACCGCCGGGGTCACCATCGAGGCCGAGCCGGCGATGGGCCTGCGCGGCGCCGCGACCGGCAAGCTGCACCTGGAGAAGGTGGCGCTGCCCGCGGGCGCGCTGCTCGGCGGCGGCAAGCTCGACGTCTTCACCGACCTCGTCCGGCTTTCGCGGCTGGGCTGGGCGGCGCTGGCCGCCGGGACCGCGAAGGCCGTCCTCGACTACGTCGTCCCGTACGTCAACGAGCGGGTGGCGTTCGGCGAGCCGATCAGCCACCGGCAGGCCGTCGCGTTCTCGGTCGCCGACATCGCGATCGAGCTGGAGGGCCTGCGCCTGGTGACGCTGCGCGCCGCCGCGCGGGCCGAGCAGGGCAAGTCCTACGCCCGCGAGGTCGCGCTGGCGCGGAAGCTCGCCGTCGACAAGGGCATGCAGATCGGCAACGCGGGCGTGCAGCTGCTCGGCGGGCACGGCTTCGTCAAGGAGCACCCGGTCGAGCGCTGGTACCGGGACCTGCGTGCCATCGGCGTCATGGAAGGCGCCGTCCTTCTCTAG
- a CDS encoding SDR family NAD(P)-dependent oxidoreductase, translating to MTTYLITGANGGLGAATARELAARGHRVVLAVRDPARVTPPPGDTEVRRLDLADLTSVREFAAGWSGGLDVLINNAGVMAVPYAKTADGFETHMAVNHFGPFLLTDLLLPHVTGRVVTVSSGLARTGRLRLDDLNWERRRYSALGAYSQSKLANLLFTQELQRRLTASGSAVRAVAAHPGVARTGIDRHFGRPLALLLKALYPVIAQKKAEYGALPILFAATEDVPGNAYVGPGGRNGERPRLERRTDHAGARELWEISARLTT from the coding sequence ATGACCACTTACCTGATCACCGGTGCCAACGGCGGCCTCGGCGCCGCCACCGCCCGCGAACTCGCCGCCCGGGGTCACCGCGTCGTACTGGCCGTGCGCGACCCCGCCCGCGTCACGCCGCCGCCGGGTGACACCGAAGTCCGGCGCCTCGACCTCGCCGACCTGACCTCGGTGCGGGAGTTCGCCGCCGGCTGGTCCGGCGGCCTCGACGTCCTGATCAACAACGCGGGCGTGATGGCGGTGCCGTACGCGAAGACCGCGGACGGTTTCGAGACGCACATGGCCGTCAACCACTTCGGCCCGTTCCTGCTGACGGACCTGCTCCTGCCGCACGTCACCGGCCGGGTCGTCACCGTCTCGTCCGGGCTGGCGCGGACGGGACGGCTCCGTCTCGACGACCTGAACTGGGAGCGACGCCGCTACTCCGCGCTGGGCGCCTACAGCCAGTCGAAACTGGCGAACCTGCTGTTCACGCAGGAGCTGCAGCGGCGGCTGACGGCGTCCGGGAGCGCGGTCCGGGCCGTCGCCGCACACCCCGGCGTCGCGCGCACCGGGATCGACCGGCACTTCGGCCGCCCCCTCGCCTTACTGCTTAAGGCGCTCTACCCGGTGATCGCGCAGAAGAAGGCCGAGTACGGCGCGCTGCCGATCCTGTTCGCCGCGACCGAGGACGTCCCGGGAAATGCCTACGTCGGCCCAGGCGGCCGGAACGGCGAGCGGCCCCGGCTCGAACGGCGCACGGACCACGCCGGCGCGCGGGAGCTGTGGGAGATTTCAGCTCGCCTTACGACGTAA
- a CDS encoding helix-turn-helix transcriptional regulator, which translates to MNRADLADFLRRRREALRPDDVGLPPGQRRRTSGLRREEVAALTGMSTDYYTRLEQQRGPRPSEQMLAAIARGLRLTLDERDHLFRLAGHTAPSRVARTDHVSPALMRVLDRLHDTPAQVMSNLGETLVQNPPARALLGDETGHTGPARSASYRWFTDPAEQLLYPPADRTRHGRFLVASLRAASATDPRAAGLARLLAAKSADFATLWEAHEVAVPFEHRKTLVHPGLGEIALDCQLLFTDDLAQLLLVFTATPGTEDAEKLRLLSVVGPELL; encoded by the coding sequence GTGAACCGCGCCGACCTCGCCGACTTCCTGCGCCGCCGCCGGGAGGCCCTGCGCCCGGACGACGTCGGCCTGCCGCCCGGGCAGCGCCGCCGCACCAGCGGGCTGCGCCGCGAGGAGGTCGCGGCGCTCACGGGGATGTCCACCGACTACTACACGCGGCTGGAGCAGCAGCGCGGGCCGCGGCCGTCGGAGCAGATGCTCGCCGCGATCGCCCGCGGCCTGCGCCTGACCCTCGACGAGCGCGACCACCTGTTCCGGCTGGCCGGGCACACCGCGCCGAGCCGCGTGGCGCGCACCGACCACGTCAGCCCGGCGCTGATGCGCGTGCTGGACCGGCTGCACGACACGCCCGCGCAGGTGATGTCGAACCTCGGCGAAACGCTCGTGCAGAACCCGCCCGCCCGGGCGCTGCTCGGTGACGAGACCGGCCACACCGGGCCCGCGCGCAGCGCGAGTTATCGATGGTTCACCGACCCGGCGGAGCAGCTGCTCTACCCGCCGGCGGACCGCACGCGCCACGGCCGGTTCCTGGTCGCGAGCCTGCGGGCGGCCAGCGCGACCGACCCGCGCGCGGCCGGCCTCGCGCGGCTGCTCGCGGCGAAGAGCGCGGACTTCGCGACGCTCTGGGAAGCGCACGAAGTCGCGGTGCCGTTCGAGCACCGCAAGACGCTCGTGCACCCGGGCCTCGGCGAGATCGCGCTCGACTGCCAGCTGCTCTTCACCGACGACCTCGCGCAGCTGCTGTTGGTCTTCACGGCCACGCCCGGCACCGAGGACGCGGAGAAGCTGCGGCTGCTGTCCGTCGTCGGCCCGGAGCTACTGTGA
- a CDS encoding low temperature requirement protein A has translation MPTTRLHLVSADEDHRVSTIELFFDLVFVYAITQTTQLMADHLSPVGVGQGLAMLAVLWWCWCSYAWLGNTIHVDHGIARLAMFGAMAVMFLVSLTIPEAFVDFPGGLYAPVLFVACYALVRLLHLVAYLGAAKHDPGLRKVLLKMFVGLLPSVGLLGVAAFLSGPWQLGLWVAALLADYLNVYLAGPEGWRLNAPAHFAERFGLIVIIALGESIVAIGIGIGSLPMSWLVTGGAVCGLALAAGMWWTYFDVVARVSEHRLSQAEGTERTKLATDSYTFLHLPLIAGIVLVALGLKKAFLYIADTEHHSPGEALHGVPIWTLTGGLGLYLIALSALRKRNLGSWNLQRLVLGVLLVAATPLLEHVPAAVLLLVVAAVVLGLIGFERLRFAEWRKQVHAEHSQ, from the coding sequence GTGCCAACGACACGCCTGCACCTGGTGAGCGCGGACGAGGACCACCGCGTCTCCACCATCGAGCTCTTCTTCGACCTGGTCTTCGTCTACGCCATCACCCAGACCACCCAGCTGATGGCCGACCACCTGAGCCCGGTGGGCGTCGGGCAGGGGCTGGCCATGCTCGCCGTCCTGTGGTGGTGCTGGTGCAGCTACGCCTGGCTCGGGAACACCATCCACGTCGACCACGGCATCGCGCGGCTCGCGATGTTCGGGGCGATGGCCGTGATGTTCCTCGTTTCCCTGACCATCCCCGAAGCGTTTGTCGACTTCCCCGGCGGGTTGTACGCGCCCGTGCTGTTCGTCGCCTGCTACGCGCTCGTGCGGCTGCTGCACCTCGTCGCCTACCTCGGCGCCGCGAAGCACGACCCCGGGTTGCGGAAGGTCCTGCTCAAGATGTTCGTCGGCCTGCTGCCCTCCGTCGGGCTGCTCGGCGTCGCCGCCTTCCTGAGCGGGCCGTGGCAGCTGGGGCTGTGGGTCGCCGCGCTGCTGGCCGACTACCTCAACGTCTACCTCGCCGGGCCCGAAGGGTGGCGGCTGAACGCGCCCGCGCACTTCGCCGAACGGTTCGGGCTGATCGTGATCATCGCGCTCGGGGAGTCGATCGTCGCGATCGGCATCGGGATCGGGTCGCTGCCGATGTCGTGGCTGGTCACCGGCGGCGCGGTGTGCGGGCTGGCGCTCGCCGCCGGGATGTGGTGGACGTACTTCGACGTCGTCGCGCGCGTGTCCGAGCACCGGCTCAGCCAGGCCGAGGGCACCGAGCGCACGAAGCTCGCCACCGACTCCTACACGTTCCTGCACCTGCCGCTGATCGCCGGGATCGTGCTCGTTGCCCTCGGGCTGAAGAAGGCGTTCCTGTACATCGCCGACACCGAGCACCACTCGCCGGGCGAGGCGCTGCACGGGGTGCCGATCTGGACGCTGACCGGCGGGCTCGGGCTCTACCTGATCGCGCTGAGCGCGCTGCGCAAGCGCAACCTGGGCAGCTGGAACCTCCAGCGGCTGGTCTTGGGGGTGCTGCTGGTCGCGGCGACGCCGCTGCTGGAGCACGTCCCGGCCGCGGTGCTGCTGCTGGTCGTCGCCGCGGTCGTGCTCGGGCTCATCGGGTTCGAGCGCCTGCGGTTCGCGGAGTGGCGCAAGCAGGTGCACGCCGAGCATTCACAGTAG
- a CDS encoding effector-associated domain 2-containing protein → MHSYAAALHRTIMAVDVAGYNNPSRTLAHLREVHEGLWRVLRTTFAETGIPWDSCYVENTGDGAMILLPPDIAKADLVAQFPARMRDELRRYNHVHAEEAQVQLRLALHAGEVAEGSHGRVSKAASFTFRILEAPEAKAAQKESKADLVLITSDLLYEEVVAQDAAADPGAFRRIPVQVKSGERPAWAWLRVFGRVNGVVVTAPKVAGRGTFPALIDALLAVPCVRKPESRRLLLELFPRREIADVVPYHAEDRLHVIALARTCQRFDGGLGELLDAVRTIEPESPQVTALAAIIGDWPEHRPR, encoded by the coding sequence GTGCATTCCTATGCGGCCGCGCTGCACCGGACGATCATGGCCGTGGACGTCGCCGGGTACAACAACCCGAGCCGCACCCTGGCCCACCTGCGAGAAGTCCACGAGGGCCTCTGGCGGGTCCTGCGCACGACGTTCGCCGAAACGGGCATCCCCTGGGACTCCTGCTACGTGGAGAACACGGGCGACGGCGCGATGATCCTGCTGCCCCCGGACATCGCCAAGGCGGACCTCGTGGCCCAGTTCCCGGCCCGGATGCGCGACGAACTGCGCCGCTACAACCACGTGCACGCAGAGGAGGCCCAGGTCCAGTTGCGCCTGGCCCTGCACGCGGGCGAAGTGGCGGAGGGCAGCCACGGCCGCGTCAGCAAGGCGGCGAGCTTCACGTTCCGCATCCTCGAAGCTCCGGAAGCGAAGGCGGCGCAGAAGGAGTCGAAGGCTGACCTGGTGCTGATCACTTCGGACCTGCTGTACGAGGAGGTCGTCGCCCAGGACGCGGCCGCCGACCCGGGAGCGTTCCGCCGCATCCCGGTGCAGGTGAAGTCCGGCGAACGGCCCGCGTGGGCGTGGCTGCGCGTGTTCGGCCGCGTGAACGGCGTGGTGGTGACCGCGCCGAAGGTGGCCGGCCGGGGTACCTTCCCGGCGTTGATCGACGCGCTGCTCGCCGTGCCCTGCGTGCGCAAACCGGAAAGCCGGCGGCTGCTGCTGGAACTGTTCCCCCGCCGGGAGATCGCCGACGTCGTGCCGTACCACGCCGAGGACCGCCTGCACGTCATCGCGCTGGCGCGCACGTGCCAGCGTTTCGACGGCGGCCTGGGGGAACTGCTCGACGCGGTCCGGACCATCGAGCCGGAATCCCCTCAGGTCACCGCGCTGGCCGCGATCATCGGCGATTGGCCGGAACACCGGCCGCGCTGA
- a CDS encoding effector-associated domain 2-containing protein, with protein sequence MSAGERVYGPGREFRYRPGTTVSVREAIVNVLAGAGLAVDPAGRALLLHLIHDNLGSPLVVPDQVTGRDHLIEVVNACAKADGGMVALADAVRMMRPESRESDQVRRLVDQPRMHDLLPEPELWWLRARLLGVVPPRLSALLRRAAGPADPPADVRDAWDAFCALSDFNTPPDGLPPALAFVEFVAGKSPPVLAGELRHWNAVQARRLQAEAGLAALRAEREPDSPADSRLHLMIVVQPDGIDPGRHLVSYWRQDDPEEWPPARGGLDTVTGDQLERHVDTLVVEAENAWAEYRGEVRLEFVLPRSLLNLPVHLWCKEHETGDPRPLFLDYPIVVRSLERMRSRHWHRAWRLRWEAMMTDPSAERVYFCTSEDTGERHRLDAILSEDQWVVMVLAAAPASRPRPGEDELAAGLRSGLPALLWHPEASLDLLREVVTWLVEGGALGDLPARVQKSRCAAFRKTTIPPDLSVVRNLVVLWDDPARVVFLDSPPFRPGSPPGSADERGRAS encoded by the coding sequence GTGTCGGCCGGTGAACGGGTTTACGGGCCCGGACGCGAATTCCGCTACCGGCCGGGCACCACGGTCTCGGTCCGGGAAGCGATCGTCAACGTCCTCGCCGGAGCGGGTTTGGCCGTCGATCCCGCCGGCCGCGCGTTGCTGCTGCACCTGATCCACGACAACCTCGGTTCGCCGTTGGTGGTCCCGGATCAGGTGACCGGACGCGATCACCTGATCGAAGTCGTCAACGCCTGCGCGAAAGCGGATGGCGGAATGGTCGCGCTCGCCGACGCCGTCCGGATGATGCGGCCGGAATCGCGCGAATCGGATCAGGTGCGGCGGCTGGTGGACCAGCCGCGCATGCACGACTTGCTGCCGGAACCGGAACTGTGGTGGCTCCGCGCCCGATTGCTCGGTGTCGTCCCGCCCCGGCTGAGCGCGCTGCTCCGGCGAGCGGCCGGACCGGCGGATCCCCCGGCCGACGTCCGCGACGCCTGGGACGCTTTCTGCGCCCTTTCCGACTTCAACACCCCGCCGGACGGGTTGCCGCCCGCGCTCGCGTTCGTCGAATTCGTGGCCGGGAAAAGCCCGCCCGTGCTCGCCGGTGAACTGCGGCACTGGAATGCGGTGCAGGCACGGCGGTTGCAGGCCGAAGCGGGATTGGCCGCGTTGCGCGCGGAACGGGAGCCGGATTCGCCCGCCGACTCGCGGCTGCACCTGATGATCGTCGTCCAGCCCGACGGCATCGACCCGGGACGGCACCTGGTTTCCTACTGGCGCCAGGACGATCCGGAAGAATGGCCGCCCGCCCGCGGTGGTCTCGACACGGTGACCGGGGACCAGCTCGAGCGCCACGTCGACACGCTCGTCGTCGAAGCGGAAAACGCGTGGGCGGAGTACCGCGGCGAAGTCCGCCTGGAGTTCGTCCTGCCGAGGTCGTTGCTGAACCTGCCGGTGCACCTCTGGTGCAAAGAACACGAAACCGGCGATCCGCGGCCGTTGTTCCTCGATTACCCGATTGTCGTGCGGTCGCTGGAGCGGATGCGTTCACGGCATTGGCACCGGGCCTGGCGGCTGCGGTGGGAAGCGATGATGACCGATCCTTCGGCTGAACGGGTGTATTTCTGCACTTCCGAAGACACCGGTGAGCGGCACCGGCTCGACGCGATACTCAGTGAGGATCAATGGGTGGTCATGGTTCTCGCGGCCGCGCCGGCATCGCGGCCGAGACCGGGGGAAGACGAACTCGCGGCGGGATTGCGGTCCGGGCTTCCCGCACTACTATGGCATCCCGAGGCGTCGCTGGATCTCTTGCGAGAGGTGGTCACGTGGCTGGTCGAAGGCGGTGCTCTCGGCGACCTTCCCGCTCGCGTGCAGAAATCGCGGTGCGCCGCTTTTCGGAAAACGACCATTCCGCCGGACCTGAGCGTCGTCCGGAATCTGGTCGTCCTCTGGGACGATCCGGCGCGCGTGGTTTTCCTCGACAGCCCGCCGTTCCGGCCGGGCTCGCCACCCGGGAGCGCCGATGAACGAGGACGAGCATCCTGA
- a CDS encoding MoxR family ATPase: MNEDEHPERPPGWWVYRGTGIPAPERADLLPPPPPWREFDGGPLLDDVPAPPGDRETKRRLGGASTESVPRADIHEVDMVNAALYLRRPLLVTGRPGSGKSSLAFRIARELGLGRVLQWPITSHTTLKTGTYSYDAIGRAHAAGSRSAAAGSGAGEVAEPPIGDFVRLGALGTAFLPRRRPRVLLIDELDKSEEELPNDLLSLFEDGEFEIPELVRMARRTPVVEVFTADPDSTAEIIGGQVRCHAFPIVVITSNGERDFPPAFLRRCLRYETKDPDVDQLAAMVAAHMLDPADAHRSRIIEEFVRRSEAFGGLPVDKLLEAVYLATSGAYRENGASWEQLMDALWRQLNSLVS, translated from the coding sequence ATGAACGAGGACGAGCATCCTGAACGGCCGCCGGGCTGGTGGGTCTACCGCGGCACCGGGATCCCCGCGCCCGAGCGGGCGGACCTGCTCCCGCCCCCGCCGCCGTGGCGCGAGTTCGACGGCGGGCCGTTGCTCGACGACGTGCCGGCGCCACCCGGCGACCGGGAAACGAAACGGCGGCTCGGCGGCGCCAGCACCGAATCGGTGCCGCGGGCCGACATCCACGAAGTCGACATGGTCAACGCGGCGCTCTACCTGCGCCGGCCCCTCCTCGTCACCGGCCGGCCGGGCAGCGGGAAGTCCAGCCTCGCCTTCCGGATCGCCCGTGAACTCGGGCTGGGCCGGGTCCTGCAGTGGCCGATCACTTCGCACACCACGCTGAAGACGGGGACGTACAGCTACGACGCCATCGGTCGCGCGCACGCCGCCGGCTCGCGGTCGGCGGCGGCCGGCAGCGGGGCAGGAGAAGTGGCGGAGCCGCCGATCGGCGACTTCGTGCGGCTCGGTGCGCTGGGCACCGCGTTCCTGCCCCGACGGCGGCCGCGGGTGCTGCTCATCGACGAACTGGACAAGTCCGAAGAAGAATTGCCCAACGACCTGCTCAGCCTGTTCGAGGACGGCGAGTTCGAAATCCCCGAGCTGGTCCGGATGGCGCGGCGCACACCGGTGGTCGAGGTCTTCACGGCCGATCCCGATTCGACGGCGGAGATCATCGGCGGGCAGGTGCGGTGTCACGCGTTCCCCATCGTCGTGATCACCAGCAACGGCGAACGGGACTTCCCGCCCGCGTTCCTGCGGCGCTGCCTGCGCTACGAGACCAAGGACCCGGACGTCGACCAGCTGGCCGCGATGGTCGCCGCGCACATGCTCGACCCGGCGGACGCCCACCGGTCGCGGATCATCGAAGAGTTCGTCAGGCGGAGCGAAGCGTTCGGCGGGCTGCCGGTCGACAAGCTGCTCGAAGCCGTCTACCTCGCCACTTCCGGGGCCTACCGCGAAAACGGTGCCTCCTGGGAGCAGCTGATGGACGCGCTGTGGCGGCAGTTGAACTCCTTGGTTTCCTGA